Genomic DNA from Bacteroidota bacterium:
CATTCCTGCAAGCAACAATAAGCCTCCACCAGCTGTTACCAGCAAAGCTTGAAGGGCCGATTTTCTGGAATCTTCATCCTGATGTTTATGTCCGATAAGAAAAAAGGAACTAATGCTTGTAATTTCCCAAAAAATAAATAAACAAATAATATTCCCTGCCAAAACAAGTCCAAGCATGGATGCCATGAAAAGCAGAATAAATAAATAAAATCTTCCAGCATGCTTGTCATTTTTCATGTATTCACTGGAAAAAAGCATAACCAGGAAACCGATGAAAGTAATCATAATAGCAAACAGTATACTTAGGCCATCTGCATAAAAAGAAATATTAATTTGCAAAACAGGTACCCAATTATAAAACTCAACTTCAGGATCGCCTTTAATAATTTGGGGTAAAAGAATAAGCAGGTAAATTAAAAAAAGCAATGGATAAAAGGAAAACATTACCAATGCTAGCCTTTTGGAAAATTTATATAAAGCAGGAGCAAGCAATGCAAGGGTTATTCCTAATATAATAAGAAAAAACATATTCTTGTATTTAAGTATTTAATCTATTTTCTGATGAGCTTATGCCTCTAATATACTGAAATTGCATATAAAAATGTAATCTTTTTAATTTTTAATCTATATTTGAAAATCCATTTTTTATACAAAAAATCATAAAACTATGTCTAACAATTTATTAAAAGGAAAAAGAGGAATAATATTCGGAGCGCTTGATGAAAAATCCATTGCCTGGAAGGTTGCAGAAAGGGCTTATGAGGAAGGCGCAATATTTACATTAACAAATGCCCCAATAGCGTTAAGAATGGGAGCTATAAATCAACTGGCTGAAAAATGTAAAACAACAGTTATTCCAGCTGATGCCACCTCGGTTGAAGATTTGGAAAACCTTTTTAAAGTATCCATGGAACAAATGGGGGGGAAGGTAGATTTCGTGTTGCATTCAATAGGAATGTCACCAAATGTTAGAAAAGGAAGACATTATACAGATAGTAATTATGAGTTTTTTCTTAAAACCCTTGACATTTCGGCATTGTCCTTTCATAAGGTATTACAAACTGCTATGAAACTTGATGCTATTAATGATTGGGGATCTGTTTTAGGTTTAAGTTATATTGCAGCGCAAAGAGTTTTTCCGGATTATAATGATATGGCAGATGCAAAATCCCTACTTGAATCTATTGCAAGAAGCTTTGGGTATCATTATGGCATAAAAAGGAAAATAAGGGTTAATACCATTTCACAATCTCCAACAGTTACAACAGCTGGAAGCGGGGTGAAGGGTTTTGAAAAGTTTTTTGATTATGCTAATAAAATGTCTCCTCTAGGAAATGCTCCGGCAGTAGATTGTGCTAATTTCTGTGTTTCTATGTTCTCAGACTTCACACGTTATGTAACTATGCAAAATTTGATGCATGATGGTGGTTTTTCCAATACAGGGATAAGTGAGGAAGTAATGAACCATTTTGGTACAAATAAATAGGGGAGAAGCAGATAAAATACGATAATCAAAATAGGTATAAAAAAGAAACCCGGTCCAAATGGCCGGGTTTCTTTTTTATACCTATTTGAATTAAATCTTAAAACTAATCTTTTTCTTTCTCATCATCCGCCTTAGTTTTTCTTTTTTTAGGTTTAGTTATTTTAATTGAAATTTCAGTTTTTTCCTTGTCAAAATCAACAAGAATAGAATCACCTTCAGCAAGATTTGATTTTATTATTTCCTCTGCAAGTGGATCTTCAATGTATTTTTGAACGGCCCTTTTTAAGTGACGAGCACCAAATGCTTCATCAAAACCTTTATCAGCAATGAAATCTTTAGCTTCTTCTGAAATTTTAATTTCATAACCTAGTTGAAGGATTCTTTTGAATAAGCTATTTAATTCAATATCAATAATTTTATGAATATCCTCTCTGGACAAATGGTTAAACATCACAATATCATCAATCCTGTTAAGGAATTCAGGTGAAAATGCTTTTTTCAATGCACCTTCTACAACATTTTTAGCATAAACTTCAGATCCCCCTTGTTTAGCCGAAGTAGAAAATCCTACTCCTTGTCCAAAATCCTTTAATTGACGAGAGCCAATGTTGGAGGTCATGATGATAATAGTGTTTTTAAAATCAATTTTTCTACCTAAACTATCTGTTAACTGTCCGTCATCTAGAGCTTGCAGTAAAAGGTTGAAAACATCAGGATGTGCTTTTTCAATTTCATCCAGCAATACAACTGCATAAGGTCTTCTTCTTACTTTTTCAGTAAGTTGTCCGCCTTCTTCGTAACCTACATATCCCGGAGGTGCTCCAACAAGCCTTGATAAGGCAAATTTTTCCATGTACTCACTCATGTCAATTCTAATGAGTGCATCTTCATTATCAAACAAATACCTTGAAAGCACTTTAGCAAGTTGTGTTTTTCCAACCCCGGTAGGGCCAAGGAAAATAAAAGAACCAATAGGTTTATTAGGATCCTTAAGTCCGGCACGATTTCGTTGAATAGCCTTTACAACTTTTTTCAAAGCCTCATCCTGTCCAATAACTGCCTCCCTCATCTCATCCATCATTTTTGAAAGCTTATTGCTTTCATTCTGTGCCACACGTTGCACAGGAATTCCACTCATCATAGAAACAACTTCTGCAACATTGTCCTCACTTACAACTTCTCTATGTGTACGTGTTTCTTCTTCCCATGCTTTTTTTGCTGCTTCCAATTGTTCTTGCAACTGTCTTTCAGTATCCCTTAAACGAGCTGCTTCTTCATACTTTTGGCTTCTAACAACTTTGTTTTTTTGTTCTTTTATATCTTCAATTTTCTTTTCAATCTCAATAACATTCTTTGGAACATTAATATTCTTAATATGAACCCGTGAGCCTGATTCATCCAGGGCATCAATGGCTTTATCTGGCAGATGCCTGTCGGTAATGTATCTTTGTGTTAAAGTAACACAAGCTGAAATGGCCTCATCAGTATAAACAACGTTGTGGTGATCCTCGTACTTGCTTTTAATGTTGTGAAGAATTTGTATGGTTTCTTCAACAGAGGTTGGTTCAATCAATACTTTTTGAAACCTTCTTTCCAGCGCCCCGTCCTTTTCAATATACTGTCTGTATTCGTCAAGAGTGGTAGCTCCTATACATTGAATTTCGCCTCTTGCAAGGGCTGGTTTAAACATGTTGGAAGCATCAAGTGATCCAGAAGCACCACCCGCACCAATTATGGTATGAATTTCATCAATAAATAAAATAACATCAGGATTTTTCTCCAGTTCATTCATTACTGCTTTCATTCTTTCTTCAAACTGTCCACGGTATTTAGTACCGGCAACAAGAGAAGCCAAATCAAGAGAAACAATGCGCTTATCAAAAAGCACTCTGGATACTTTTCTTTGAACAATTCTTAAAGCAAGACCTTCTGCAATAGCGGATTTACCAACACCTGGCTCTCCAATTAAAATAGGATTGTTTTTCTTTCTGCGACTCAAAATTTGAGAAACCCTTTCAATTTCTTTTTCACGACCTACAATAGGATCAAGTCTTCCCTCATCTGCTGCTTTAGTCAAATCTCTTCCAAAATTATCCAAAACGGGAGTCTTGGATTTGGAATCAGCCACTTTTTTTGCACCACCTGAAAAACCGGAAGACTCTTCTGGATCATCATCATCAGCTTGATTTCCGGGCATTTCTGATTTCGGATTAAAATTATTCATAATATCTAATTCCTCCTTTACAAGTTCGTAAGTAATATTCATTTGATTAAGTGACCTGGTAGCAACGCTGTCTTCATCTTTTAAAATAGAAAGCAATAAGTGTTCTGTTCCAATCACAGAACTTTTCATCAATTTGGCTTCAAGGTAGGTGATTTTCAATACTTTTTCTGCCTGCTTTACCAATGGAATATTGCCTGCAGCAGGACTTTTACCTGTGTTTACTTTTGTTGAATGTTCCACAGTTTTTCTTAAATCTGATAAATCAACATTAAGACTTTTCAATACTTTTATAGCCATTCCATCACCCTCTCTAATAATTCCTAGCAAGAGATGTTCCGTACCTATATAATCATGTCCTAATCTTAAAGCTTCTTCTCTGCTAAAGTTAATTACCTCTTTAACACGTGGGGAAAATTTCTGATCCATAATTTTTTATTCTATTGTTTATTATACTATTTTTTTAATTAATGTGTTTGATTAATTATAAATTAAAACGTTCTTTTTACGATTGAGGTATGTTAAATATAGTTAAAAATAAAACAACTCAAATTTAAAGAACAATTATTCTTGAAATAGTTTATTAATGGCTTTTTATCAACAGAATTTTGTTAGTAATTAAGTGCATTTTCACAATTGCCTGCATTAATTTTAACTATTTTCGGAACTTCAAAAAGCTTATAAATTTTATACAAATATAAGGATTTCTGAACATTTGCATTATGCTAATAAAAAACAATAAAATAATATAAAAACATGGCAGAAGAAGAAGGAAAAATTATCAATATAAATATTGAGGATGAAATGAAAACCGCTTACATTGATTATTCAATGTCGGTAATTGTTTCCAGGGCTCTTCCTGATGTAAGAGACGGATTAAAGCCTGTTCATCGCAGAGTCCTTTACGGAATGCTGGATCTTGGTGTTTTATCAAACCGTGCACATAAAAAATCTGCAAGGATAGTAGGTGAGGTTTTAGGTAAATATCATCCCCATGGTGATACATCGGTATATGATGCTATGGTGCGTATGGCCCAGGAATGGTCACTTCGCTACCCTTTGGTAGACGGACAAGGAAACTTCGGTTCAATTGATGGTGATAGCCCTGCTGCAATGCGTTATACCGAAGCAAGATTGAAAAAAATTGCTGAGGAAATGGTTGCAGATATTGACAAGGAAACCGTTGATTTCAGGCTGAATTTTGATGATTCACTCGAGGAACCAACAGTTCTTCCTGCACGAATTCCTAATTTGTTAATTAATGGAGCTTCTGGTATTGCCGTTGGTATGGCAACTAACATGCCTCCGCATAATCTTACAGAGGTAATAAATGCAACAGTTGCATACATCGACAACAGGGAAATAGACATAGCTGGATTGATGCAATATGTTAAAGCTCCTGATTTTCCAACCGGAGGTAC
This window encodes:
- a CDS encoding SDR family oxidoreductase; its protein translation is MSNNLLKGKRGIIFGALDEKSIAWKVAERAYEEGAIFTLTNAPIALRMGAINQLAEKCKTTVIPADATSVEDLENLFKVSMEQMGGKVDFVLHSIGMSPNVRKGRHYTDSNYEFFLKTLDISALSFHKVLQTAMKLDAINDWGSVLGLSYIAAQRVFPDYNDMADAKSLLESIARSFGYHYGIKRKIRVNTISQSPTVTTAGSGVKGFEKFFDYANKMSPLGNAPAVDCANFCVSMFSDFTRYVTMQNLMHDGGFSNTGISEEVMNHFGTNK
- a CDS encoding ATP-dependent Clp protease ATP-binding subunit, producing the protein MDQKFSPRVKEVINFSREEALRLGHDYIGTEHLLLGIIREGDGMAIKVLKSLNVDLSDLRKTVEHSTKVNTGKSPAAGNIPLVKQAEKVLKITYLEAKLMKSSVIGTEHLLLSILKDEDSVATRSLNQMNITYELVKEELDIMNNFNPKSEMPGNQADDDDPEESSGFSGGAKKVADSKSKTPVLDNFGRDLTKAADEGRLDPIVGREKEIERVSQILSRRKKNNPILIGEPGVGKSAIAEGLALRIVQRKVSRVLFDKRIVSLDLASLVAGTKYRGQFEERMKAVMNELEKNPDVILFIDEIHTIIGAGGASGSLDASNMFKPALARGEIQCIGATTLDEYRQYIEKDGALERRFQKVLIEPTSVEETIQILHNIKSKYEDHHNVVYTDEAISACVTLTQRYITDRHLPDKAIDALDESGSRVHIKNINVPKNVIEIEKKIEDIKEQKNKVVRSQKYEEAARLRDTERQLQEQLEAAKKAWEEETRTHREVVSEDNVAEVVSMMSGIPVQRVAQNESNKLSKMMDEMREAVIGQDEALKKVVKAIQRNRAGLKDPNKPIGSFIFLGPTGVGKTQLAKVLSRYLFDNEDALIRIDMSEYMEKFALSRLVGAPPGYVGYEEGGQLTEKVRRRPYAVVLLDEIEKAHPDVFNLLLQALDDGQLTDSLGRKIDFKNTIIIMTSNIGSRQLKDFGQGVGFSTSAKQGGSEVYAKNVVEGALKKAFSPEFLNRIDDIVMFNHLSREDIHKIIDIELNSLFKRILQLGYEIKISEEAKDFIADKGFDEAFGARHLKRAVQKYIEDPLAEEIIKSNLAEGDSILVDFDKEKTEISIKITKPKKRKTKADDEKEKD